A single region of the Biomaibacter acetigenes genome encodes:
- the deoC gene encoding deoxyribose-phosphate aldolase: MKIGNVELTREKLAQMMDFSSLNPDVSEEEILKCCEISKKYNFKGFHVNPIWVPVVARELEGTGIETGYVVSFPFGTNPTNLKVAEAEYAASILKDKPWVIDMVTSVGKLKSKDYKYYKNDIAEVAKVAHDAGVECKAILEVQLLTDEEIKIACQLAAEAGADWVKSSTGRHGGPTLKQVKLMRESSPPHIKVKVAGTGNFWTPMVALGCILAGAERIGTRNAPWIVDELSQLFKL, from the coding sequence ATGAAAATTGGCAATGTTGAACTTACAAGAGAAAAACTGGCGCAGATGATGGACTTTTCTTCCTTGAATCCAGATGTATCAGAGGAAGAAATTTTAAAATGCTGCGAAATCTCGAAAAAATATAATTTTAAAGGGTTTCATGTCAACCCGATCTGGGTACCAGTAGTGGCTAGAGAACTAGAAGGAACTGGTATAGAAACGGGATATGTCGTAAGTTTTCCTTTTGGAACTAACCCTACCAACTTAAAAGTTGCCGAAGCTGAATATGCAGCAAGTATTCTTAAAGATAAACCATGGGTTATCGATATGGTGACCAGTGTAGGAAAATTAAAAAGCAAGGATTATAAATATTACAAAAATGACATTGCGGAAGTTGCAAAAGTTGCACATGATGCTGGAGTGGAATGTAAAGCAATATTGGAAGTGCAATTATTGACGGATGAAGAAATTAAAATTGCCTGTCAATTAGCGGCAGAAGCAGGAGCCGATTGGGTAAAATCTTCCACTGGCAGACATGGAGGACCTACCCTGAAGCAGGTTAAACTAATGCGTGAAAGCTCGCCTCCCCATATAAAAGTAAAAGTTGCTGGCACAGGCAACTTCTGGACACCTATGGTAGCATTAGGTTGCATTTTAGCTGGGGCTGAAAGGATAGGCACAAGAAACGCACCATGGATAGTAGATGAATTATCGCAATTATTTAAACTTTGA
- a CDS encoding xylulokinase, translating to MANKYLLAIDAGTTSGRACIFDLKGNLIASSGSEYPVYSPKPGWYEQNCEEMAKVLYNSCKETISKSGIKPEEIAGIGLSTQGAAFVPVDKDNKIVRPCIGWQDERGKLMFDKMRGKISAEEYYKITGIPFCTPTYSISKILWIKEYEKENYEKTACFAVHQDYFLTAFGVEDHYADISSASRYGFFDVDNGKYSEKIMNIFEITKEKLPKIVAGGTIVGKVSKKLSELTGIAEGTPICVGAMDVNASVLGLGVIKEGMAGTILGTYGTCIAFSPKPVRDPDGKMVVMGNVGTNKWTMEGASLAAASSLNGLEIHFVI from the coding sequence ATGGCAAATAAGTATTTACTAGCGATTGATGCTGGAACCACCAGCGGACGCGCATGTATTTTTGATTTAAAAGGAAATTTAATTGCAAGCAGCGGTTCTGAATACCCAGTTTATTCACCAAAACCCGGCTGGTACGAACAGAATTGTGAAGAAATGGCAAAAGTTTTATATAATTCATGCAAAGAAACAATAAGCAAATCGGGGATTAAACCGGAGGAAATTGCGGGAATAGGCTTATCAACACAGGGTGCAGCCTTTGTTCCAGTAGATAAAGACAATAAAATTGTAAGACCATGTATCGGGTGGCAGGATGAAAGAGGAAAATTGATGTTTGATAAAATGAGAGGAAAAATATCTGCCGAAGAATATTATAAAATTACAGGTATACCTTTCTGTACGCCAACTTATTCTATTTCAAAAATATTATGGATCAAAGAATATGAAAAAGAAAATTATGAAAAGACTGCATGCTTTGCTGTACATCAGGATTATTTTTTAACAGCATTTGGAGTCGAAGATCATTATGCTGACATTTCATCAGCTTCTAGATATGGCTTTTTTGATGTGGATAATGGAAAATATAGTGAAAAAATAATGAATATATTTGAAATAACAAAAGAAAAATTGCCTAAGATAGTGGCTGGCGGTACCATTGTTGGTAAAGTAAGTAAAAAATTATCGGAATTAACTGGAATAGCAGAAGGTACACCCATTTGTGTTGGAGCTATGGATGTAAACGCTTCGGTTTTAGGTTTAGGTGTTATTAAAGAAGGAATGGCGGGTACCATTTTGGGGACATATGGAACTTGTATCGCCTTTTCGCCGAAACCTGTTAGAGATCCTGATGGGAAAATGGTAGTTATGGGAAATGTAGGTACTAATAAATGGACAATGGAAGGCGCATCTTTGGCTGCAGCAAGCAGTCTCAATGGTTTAGAGATACATTTTGTGATTTAG
- the deoC gene encoding deoxyribose-phosphate aldolase yields the protein MVDLSKMDKKAVAKLFDFSVLPKNTREEDIRRGCALTRQYGFAAFYSSSAYWTPIIKEELAVTDVEIGTGIAFPFGSAPSTVKAFETEDAVRRGCTAVDMVMNIGALMDKRYDVIRQELKDFKNAAGSAVTKCILEVNFLKDEDIVAACKLIAECGIQFAKTSSGQFEGPSLEQFLLMRDTLAGTGVKLKVAGVKFPRPQNAYVFIMAGADRIGTRAAPEIVDSLDKMREIGVIPKLLVQ from the coding sequence ATGGTTGATCTTTCCAAAATGGATAAAAAAGCAGTGGCAAAGCTTTTTGACTTTTCTGTACTTCCGAAAAATACTAGGGAAGAAGATATCCGCAGGGGGTGTGCGTTGACCCGCCAGTATGGTTTTGCGGCCTTCTATAGTTCCAGTGCTTACTGGACACCCATAATAAAAGAGGAATTGGCAGTAACTGATGTGGAAATAGGTACAGGCATAGCCTTTCCTTTTGGAAGTGCACCATCAACTGTCAAAGCTTTCGAGACAGAAGATGCAGTACGCCGGGGATGCACAGCGGTAGATATGGTCATGAACATCGGTGCTTTAATGGATAAAAGATATGATGTTATAAGACAGGAACTAAAAGATTTTAAAAATGCTGCAGGCAGTGCGGTTACCAAGTGCATTTTGGAGGTCAATTTCCTGAAAGATGAAGATATAGTGGCAGCATGTAAACTCATAGCCGAATGCGGTATTCAGTTTGCCAAAACGTCTTCTGGCCAGTTTGAAGGCCCCAGTCTTGAACAGTTCTTGCTTATGCGAGACACCCTTGCGGGCACTGGTGTAAAACTGAAAGTGGCCGGCGTCAAATTCCCCCGGCCGCAGAATGCCTATGTGTTTATCATGGCAGGCGCTGACCGTATCGGAACCCGTGCGGCACCGGAAATAGTCGACTCCCTGGATAAGATGAGAGAGATCGGTGTCATACCAAAGTTATTAGTTCAATAA
- a CDS encoding glycerol-3-phosphate responsive antiterminator, giving the protein MGDVLSDIKKCPIIAAIRDIEKVDAALEKPLRCLFLLTGNILNIKYAVTHIKKAGKRAFVHLDLLEGISKDGMGIKYIAEEVKPDGIITTRGNLISSAKSEGIFTIQRVFILDSLAKDTAEKSINQVDPDAVEILPGVIPKIINKIHSEVHYPVIAGGLIETLDEVKAALKEGALAVSVSKEGLWDEIPYEDLEKRRKSSSGR; this is encoded by the coding sequence TTGGGGGATGTTTTATCGGATATAAAAAAATGTCCCATTATAGCTGCAATAAGGGATATAGAAAAGGTCGATGCAGCCTTAGAAAAGCCTCTTCGCTGTCTCTTTCTTCTGACGGGCAACATATTGAACATTAAATATGCGGTGACACACATTAAAAAGGCCGGAAAACGTGCTTTCGTCCATCTTGACCTCCTCGAAGGCATAAGTAAGGACGGCATGGGAATCAAGTACATTGCGGAGGAAGTCAAACCCGACGGAATCATTACTACCAGGGGAAATCTTATAAGCAGCGCCAAAAGCGAAGGGATATTTACAATTCAAAGAGTGTTCATCCTCGACAGTCTGGCAAAGGATACCGCCGAAAAATCCATAAACCAGGTGGACCCCGATGCTGTTGAGATACTGCCTGGTGTTATACCAAAAATAATTAACAAGATTCATAGCGAAGTGCATTATCCGGTAATAGCGGGCGGCCTTATTGAAACTCTGGATGAAGTGAAGGCGGCGCTGAAGGAAGGAGCTCTGGCGGTGTCGGTCAGCAAAGAGGGATTGTGGGATGAGATCCCATACGAGGACTTGGAGAAAAGGAGAAAGTCCTCCTCGGGCAGATAG
- a CDS encoding Lin0368 family putative glycerol transporter subunit, protein MNWNRIFLGACTGAFAGYGVFTIWPSSLARWSWLGGWLAAGIIITTGWWVNHYLNAMPNKNDGAWVDMALPIWLSSFLGGNVQLTVDKGLVRVAYGVFHGANIAGAFPTIILELVGATIGGFLLYKYRRSDV, encoded by the coding sequence ATGAACTGGAACCGTATATTTTTGGGCGCATGCACAGGAGCCTTTGCCGGATACGGTGTTTTCACCATCTGGCCGTCATCCCTGGCGCGCTGGAGCTGGCTTGGAGGCTGGCTGGCAGCAGGTATCATCATTACAACAGGATGGTGGGTAAACCATTATCTCAACGCCATGCCAAATAAAAATGACGGAGCATGGGTGGATATGGCGTTGCCCATATGGCTTTCATCTTTTTTAGGTGGCAATGTCCAGCTTACTGTTGACAAAGGTCTGGTGAGAGTGGCATACGGTGTATTTCATGGGGCAAACATAGCTGGTGCCTTCCCCACTATAATACTGGAACTTGTAGGGGCCACCATCGGTGGATTCTTGCTCTACAAATACAGAAGGAGTGATGTATAG
- a CDS encoding SDR family NAD(P)-dependent oxidoreductase translates to MGYQLKKKGVVFREMELKDKVSIVTGGASGIGKQIALTYANEGSKVAIIDIKKEEGNKTIEELKKYSDSIFIQADISIVNNIEMAVNKIIKYYGQIDILVNNAGISIRADVDALTEEQWDLINSINLKAAYFFSKEVCKLMKKQNYGRIINIASARSVIADETHLGYSVTKAGLVAMTKSFAVSLAKIPIYVNAISPGYVLTPMTSHNLENPLWMEWLKNRVPLGRFIEMQEVANIALFLASEKSNGITGQNLIIDGGWVISQ, encoded by the coding sequence GTGGGATACCAGTTAAAAAAGAAGGGAGTAGTTTTTAGGGAAATGGAATTAAAAGATAAAGTAAGTATTGTTACAGGTGGCGCTAGTGGAATAGGAAAACAAATAGCACTAACATATGCAAATGAAGGAAGTAAAGTAGCAATTATTGATATAAAAAAAGAAGAAGGAAATAAAACAATTGAAGAATTAAAAAAATATTCAGATAGCATTTTTATTCAGGCAGATATTTCTATCGTAAATAATATAGAAATGGCAGTAAATAAAATTATTAAATATTATGGTCAGATAGATATTTTAGTGAATAATGCCGGAATATCTATTCGAGCTGATGTGGATGCACTAACAGAAGAACAATGGGATTTGATCAATTCAATCAATTTAAAAGCCGCTTACTTTTTTTCTAAAGAAGTTTGTAAATTAATGAAAAAACAAAATTATGGAAGGATAATAAATATTGCTTCAGCCAGAAGTGTAATTGCTGATGAAACGCACTTAGGATATAGTGTAACAAAAGCGGGATTAGTAGCAATGACAAAAAGTTTTGCTGTAAGTCTTGCAAAAATACCAATATATGTTAATGCTATTTCTCCTGGTTATGTTTTAACTCCAATGACTTCGCATAACCTTGAAAATCCTTTATGGATGGAATGGTTAAAAAATAGAGTCCCATTGGGAAGATTTATAGAAATGCAGGAAGTAGCTAATATAGCATTATTTTTGGCTTCGGAAAAATCTAATGGAATAACAGGTCAAAATTTAATAATTGACGGTGGATGGGTAATAAGTCAATAA
- the plsY gene encoding glycerol-3-phosphate 1-O-acyltransferase PlsY, protein MAKYIISLIASYFIGSISTAYLVSKNIYKVDIRQYGSKNPGSTNVLRVLGAKPAAVVFIMDLLKGLLVVLLARYIGGENLALLCGLAVVVGHDWSVFLKFNGGKGIATSLGVVLGISPAVALWVLIAGVVVIILFRFVSLGSITGAVLFPILLIIFNYPAKFLYFGLALAAMGVWRHRSNIKRLISGTENKIGRKSKTG, encoded by the coding sequence ATGGCAAAGTATATTATATCCCTCATAGCAAGTTACTTTATCGGGTCAATATCAACGGCTTATTTGGTCTCTAAAAATATTTACAAAGTTGACATACGCCAGTACGGCAGCAAAAATCCCGGTTCCACCAATGTTCTCCGGGTGCTCGGAGCAAAACCGGCCGCAGTTGTTTTTATCATGGACCTATTGAAAGGCCTTCTTGTGGTGCTGCTGGCCCGCTATATCGGCGGTGAGAATCTGGCTCTTTTGTGCGGGCTGGCGGTGGTTGTGGGGCACGATTGGTCTGTCTTTTTAAAGTTCAACGGTGGAAAGGGGATAGCCACCAGTTTGGGAGTGGTGCTGGGAATTTCTCCTGCTGTCGCATTGTGGGTTCTTATTGCCGGTGTTGTTGTAATCATTCTTTTCAGGTTTGTATCCCTCGGATCTATTACAGGTGCGGTTTTATTTCCTATATTACTTATCATATTTAATTATCCAGCAAAATTTTTATATTTTGGATTGGCACTCGCCGCTATGGGCGTCTGGCGGCACAGAAGCAATATAAAAAGGCTCATTTCGGGGACTGAGAATAAGATTGGCCGGAAAAGCAAGACAGGTTAA
- a CDS encoding FGGY-family carbohydrate kinase produces the protein MDNGRRIFGCSKQSQWFRDTFCDLEIAIGRLTKENAYQIIDKEVDLSKCGSKGLLFIPHLASAGSPRNNENARGVLFGLSFNHTKADIARAVMEGICLEIKDMIKAEEKAGIKIEQLRIAGGGTKSKIWNQIQADVYGRPVQTVQTSENASLGVAMLAGIGVGIFKDIYEAAENMIHVTGEYQPNSENKKVYDELYEIYDSVYQGITEKGAYNKIVNLQNNI, from the coding sequence ATGGACAATGGAAGGCGCATCTTTGGCTGCAGCAAGCAGTCTCAATGGTTTAGAGATACATTTTGTGATTTAGAGATAGCGATTGGAAGATTAACAAAGGAAAATGCATATCAAATTATCGATAAAGAAGTAGATTTGAGTAAATGCGGCTCAAAGGGGTTATTATTTATACCACATCTGGCATCAGCAGGAAGCCCACGAAATAATGAAAATGCAAGAGGAGTTCTCTTTGGATTATCTTTTAACCACACAAAAGCGGACATAGCCAGAGCGGTAATGGAAGGAATTTGCCTAGAAATTAAAGATATGATTAAAGCAGAAGAAAAGGCAGGAATAAAAATAGAACAATTGAGGATAGCTGGTGGTGGTACAAAATCTAAAATATGGAATCAGATTCAAGCTGATGTTTATGGTAGGCCGGTTCAAACTGTACAGACTTCTGAAAATGCTTCTTTAGGTGTTGCTATGTTAGCAGGTATAGGAGTTGGTATATTCAAAGATATATATGAAGCTGCAGAAAATATGATACATGTAACAGGGGAATATCAACCAAATAGCGAGAATAAAAAAGTATATGATGAGCTTTATGAGATATATGATTCTGTATATCAGGGAATAACAGAAAAAGGCGCATATAATAAAATAGTTAATTTACAAAATAATATTTGA
- a CDS encoding ARMT1-like domain-containing protein: MFKTKFAEDSIIISKGMANYECFSTYDVNIPVIEILLAKCPVIANRLEVPINAPVVKLL; encoded by the coding sequence ATTTTTAAGACAAAATTTGCTGAAGACTCTATTATCATCTCAAAAGGAATGGCAAATTATGAATGTTTTTCAACATATGACGTAAATATTCCTGTCATAGAAATTTTATTGGCAAAATGCCCAGTTATAGCAAATAGATTAGAAGTTCCGATAAATGCTCCTGTCGTTAAGTTGTTATAA
- a CDS encoding Lin0368 family putative glycerol transporter subunit, whose protein sequence is MWTWQHAITTIFGAAIFPIAVGIIWGKLAEEYKTLGGLLAGLFVVGTVWLLNHGIGLLYEPQMSGNLPGPWSDQALTCFWGLFVADLFAGKKFNWEVILTGILGGILGGILLFATV, encoded by the coding sequence ATGTGGACCTGGCAGCATGCAATAACTACCATTTTTGGAGCCGCTATATTTCCGATTGCTGTTGGAATAATATGGGGCAAACTGGCGGAAGAATACAAGACTCTCGGCGGATTATTGGCAGGTTTGTTTGTGGTAGGTACAGTGTGGCTTTTAAACCACGGAATTGGGTTGCTTTATGAGCCCCAGATGAGCGGTAACCTGCCGGGGCCATGGAGCGACCAGGCTTTAACCTGCTTCTGGGGATTGTTCGTGGCGGATTTATTTGCGGGCAAGAAGTTTAACTGGGAAGTCATACTCACCGGAATTCTTGGCGGCATCCTGGGAGGAATATTATTGTTTGCAACAGTCTAA
- a CDS encoding MIP/aquaporin family protein, producing the protein MKRDTLMQELWAEFFGTAILIIFGCGVVANVIFAPRLNGFGIFKTGAGYDWNTINVGWAFAVTMAVYVAGGITGAHLNPAVTLAAVLRRGMNFGKAIGYWIAQVLGAFVGAFIIHKIYLGNFIKDGYMNIFYTGAANDAYSIGNSIFAEIAGTFFLVLFIYAIVDSVYNLGPGANLWPLLVGFAVYSIGLSLGGPTGYAINPARDFGPRLFAAMIGDQGAFSGSYWLLVPIVGPLIGGPLGAYAYDYLVSPFLPKKMEESLKADKSMKA; encoded by the coding sequence ATGAAAAGGGACACTTTAATGCAGGAACTCTGGGCAGAGTTCTTCGGAACTGCAATCCTTATCATTTTCGGCTGCGGTGTTGTTGCAAACGTCATTTTTGCTCCGCGACTTAACGGCTTCGGTATTTTCAAGACCGGTGCAGGCTATGACTGGAATACCATAAATGTGGGCTGGGCTTTTGCGGTGACCATGGCGGTTTACGTGGCGGGCGGAATAACCGGCGCCCATCTTAATCCCGCAGTGACTCTGGCGGCTGTGTTGCGCCGTGGAATGAATTTCGGTAAAGCTATAGGATACTGGATTGCCCAGGTGCTGGGAGCTTTTGTCGGAGCTTTTATTATCCACAAAATATATCTTGGAAACTTCATAAAAGACGGATATATGAACATATTTTATACCGGTGCCGCCAACGATGCATACAGTATTGGAAACAGCATCTTTGCTGAAATCGCTGGCACATTTTTCCTGGTACTCTTCATATACGCTATTGTTGACAGCGTATACAATCTGGGCCCCGGTGCCAATCTGTGGCCGCTGCTGGTGGGTTTTGCGGTATATTCCATAGGCCTTTCTCTGGGCGGACCTACCGGATATGCCATAAATCCGGCCCGTGACTTCGGTCCCAGATTGTTTGCGGCCATGATTGGCGATCAGGGAGCATTCTCGGGCAGCTACTGGCTGCTGGTACCAATAGTAGGCCCATTGATAGGCGGTCCGCTCGGCGCTTATGCTTACGACTACCTTGTTTCGCCCTTCCTGCCGAAGAAGATGGAGGAGAGCCTTAAGGCCGACAAATCCATGAAGGCTTAA